A section of the Pseudomonas prosekii genome encodes:
- a CDS encoding GlxA family transcriptional regulator: MSQDFYFLLMPGFSAIGFISAIEPLRVANRFRGELYRWHVLSADGGAVLASNGMSVNADAALEPLKKGATLLVVAGFEPLKFATPTLQHWLRRLDNDGVTLGAIDTGSFVLADAGLLDGHRLTLHWEAIDAFKESYPQLSVTQELFEIDRRRITCAGGTASIDLMLDLIAQAHGPELAIQVSEQFVLGRIRPRKDHQRMEVATRYGIRNKKLVQVIGEMELHSEPPLSTLQLAESIKVTRRQLERLFRLHLNDTPSNFYLRLRLEKARQLLRQTDLSVLEVSIACGFESPSYFTRSYRARFERCPREDRRTARA, from the coding sequence ATGTCCCAGGATTTCTATTTCTTGTTGATGCCGGGTTTTTCCGCCATCGGTTTCATCTCGGCGATCGAGCCGTTGCGGGTCGCCAATCGCTTTCGCGGCGAGCTGTATCGCTGGCACGTGTTGAGCGCCGACGGCGGCGCGGTATTGGCCAGCAACGGCATGTCGGTCAACGCCGACGCGGCGCTGGAACCGCTGAAGAAAGGCGCGACTTTATTGGTGGTCGCCGGTTTTGAACCGCTGAAATTCGCCACGCCGACGCTGCAGCATTGGCTGCGCCGACTGGACAACGACGGCGTGACCCTCGGCGCCATCGACACCGGCAGTTTTGTCCTCGCCGACGCCGGTTTGCTCGACGGCCATCGCCTGACGCTGCACTGGGAAGCCATCGACGCCTTCAAAGAGTCTTATCCACAGCTCAGCGTCACCCAGGAACTGTTCGAAATCGACCGCCGCCGCATCACTTGTGCTGGCGGCACCGCGTCCATCGACCTGATGCTCGACCTCATCGCCCAGGCCCACGGCCCGGAGCTGGCGATCCAGGTCAGCGAACAGTTTGTGCTCGGGCGCATCCGCCCGCGCAAAGACCACCAGCGCATGGAAGTCGCCACGCGCTACGGGATTCGCAACAAGAAACTGGTTCAGGTGATCGGCGAGATGGAACTGCACAGCGAGCCGCCGCTGAGCACGCTGCAATTGGCGGAGTCGATCAAAGTGACGCGGCGGCAGTTGGAGCGGTTGTTTCGCCTGCACCTGAACGACACACCGAGCAATTTTTATCTGCGACTACGGCTGGAAAAAGCCCGGCAACTGTTGCGCCAGACCGACCTCAGCGTGCTGGAAGTGAGCATCGCCTGCGGGTTTGAGTCGCCGTCGTATTTCACCCGCAGCTACCGCGCACGGTTTGAGCGCTGCCCGCGGGAGGATCGCCGCACCGCCAGGGCATGA
- a CDS encoding DUF3010 family protein has product MNICGIEIKGSEAIIAVASLDGQALSHVALATKKIALDDDDEAANVKVFAAQVASFVRENSVDRIAIKKRSKKGEFAGGPTTFKIEGIFQLLESCEVTLLSPQTINAQAKKHNFELPATLNKYQHEAYKAACSALMKK; this is encoded by the coding sequence ATGAACATCTGCGGCATTGAAATCAAAGGCAGCGAAGCGATCATCGCCGTGGCCTCCCTCGACGGTCAGGCCTTAAGCCACGTTGCTTTGGCGACCAAGAAAATCGCTCTGGACGATGACGACGAAGCGGCGAACGTCAAAGTCTTCGCCGCTCAGGTTGCCTCGTTTGTTCGGGAGAATTCGGTCGACCGGATCGCGATCAAGAAGCGCAGCAAGAAAGGCGAGTTTGCCGGTGGGCCGACGACGTTCAAGATCGAAGGGATTTTTCAGCTATTGGAGAGTTGCGAGGTGACGCTCTTGTCTCCGCAGACGATCAATGCCCAGGCCAAGAAGCACAATTTCGAGCTGCCGGCGACGCTGAACAAGTATCAGCATGAAGCCTATAAAGCGGCGTGCTCGGCGCTGATGAAGAAGTAG
- a CDS encoding lysozyme inhibitor LprI family protein gives MKSIFLAMALIATGVHAAEESDNNPCDAVENDIQTLECSVYGRTTAEDLLKENVQSLNDSLQTTYGKNKAQLNDISEKLKVAQQQWLKTRDADCAVEAFPATSGSQAFTIAQNDCVARMSDERSEFLESISQE, from the coding sequence ATGAAATCGATCTTCCTGGCAATGGCACTGATAGCGACCGGCGTACACGCGGCAGAAGAATCCGACAACAACCCCTGCGATGCCGTCGAAAACGACATACAGACCCTGGAATGCTCAGTCTACGGCCGCACCACCGCCGAAGACCTGCTCAAGGAAAACGTCCAGAGCCTCAACGATAGCCTGCAAACGACCTACGGCAAAAACAAGGCCCAGCTGAACGACATCAGCGAAAAACTCAAAGTCGCCCAACAGCAATGGCTGAAAACCCGCGACGCCGACTGCGCCGTGGAAGCGTTCCCGGCGACCAGCGGCAGCCAGGCCTTCACCATTGCGCAGAATGATTGCGTGGCAAGAATGAGCGATGAACGGTCGGAGTTTTTGGAGTCGATTTCGCAGGAGTGA
- a CDS encoding dipeptidase: MSPAELHADSIVIDGLIIAKWNRDLFEDMRKGGLTAANCTVSVWEGFQATINNIAASQKLIRENSDLVIPVKTTADIRKAKEQGKTGIIFGFQNAHAFEDQLGYVEIFKQLGVGVVQMCYNTQNLVGTGCYERDGGLSGFGREIVAEMNRVGIMCDLSHVGSKTSEEVILESKKPVCYSHCLPSGLKEHPRNKSDEELKFIADHGGFVGVTMFAPFLAKGIDSTIDDYAEAIEYTMNIVGEDAIGIGTDFTQGHGQDFFEMLTHDKGYARRLTSFGKIINPLGIRTVGEFPNLTETLLKRGHPERVVRKIMGDNWVSVLKDVWGE, encoded by the coding sequence ATGAGCCCAGCCGAATTGCACGCCGACAGCATCGTTATCGACGGGCTGATTATCGCCAAGTGGAACCGCGACCTGTTCGAAGACATGCGCAAGGGCGGTCTGACCGCAGCCAACTGCACAGTGTCGGTGTGGGAAGGCTTCCAGGCCACGATCAATAACATCGCCGCGAGCCAGAAGCTGATCCGCGAGAACAGCGACCTGGTGATCCCGGTGAAAACCACCGCCGACATCCGCAAAGCCAAGGAGCAGGGCAAGACCGGGATCATTTTCGGCTTCCAGAATGCTCATGCGTTCGAGGACCAGCTCGGCTATGTCGAGATCTTCAAGCAGCTCGGCGTTGGCGTGGTGCAGATGTGCTACAACACGCAGAATCTGGTCGGCACCGGTTGCTACGAACGTGATGGCGGGCTGTCGGGTTTCGGTCGCGAAATCGTCGCCGAAATGAACCGCGTCGGCATCATGTGCGACCTGTCCCACGTCGGCTCCAAGACTTCCGAAGAAGTCATCCTCGAATCGAAAAAGCCAGTCTGCTATTCCCACTGCCTGCCGTCGGGCCTCAAAGAGCACCCGCGCAACAAGTCCGATGAAGAACTGAAGTTCATTGCCGACCACGGCGGTTTTGTCGGCGTGACCATGTTCGCGCCGTTTCTCGCCAAGGGCATTGATTCGACCATCGACGACTACGCCGAAGCGATCGAATACACCATGAACATCGTTGGCGAAGATGCGATCGGCATCGGCACCGACTTCACCCAGGGTCACGGCCAGGATTTCTTCGAAATGCTGACCCACGACAAGGGCTACGCGCGACGCCTCACCAGCTTCGGAAAGATTATCAACCCGCTGGGCATCCGCACCGTCGGCGAGTTCCCGAACCTGACCGAAACGCTGCTCAAGCGCGGCCACCCCGAGCGAGTAGTGCGCAAGATCATGGGCGATAACTGGGTCAGCGTTCTCAAAGACGTCTGGGGCGAGTGA
- a CDS encoding DUF5943 domain-containing protein, whose amino-acid sequence MAKIAPQLPIEVDSETGVWTSDALPMLYVPRHFFVNNHMGIEEVLGADAYAEILYKAGYKSAWHWCEKEAECHGLEGVAVFEHYMKRLSQRGWGLFKIQDIDLDKGIASVKLEHSAFVYVYGKVGRKVDYMFTGWFAGAMDQILQARGSSIRTVAEQVYGGSEEGHDDGLFTVKPL is encoded by the coding sequence ATGGCCAAGATCGCCCCGCAATTGCCAATCGAAGTCGACAGCGAAACCGGTGTCTGGACCTCCGACGCCCTGCCGATGCTGTACGTGCCGCGTCATTTCTTCGTCAACAACCACATGGGCATCGAAGAAGTGCTGGGCGCCGACGCCTACGCCGAAATCCTCTACAAGGCCGGCTACAAATCCGCCTGGCATTGGTGCGAGAAAGAAGCTGAATGCCACGGCCTGGAAGGCGTTGCGGTGTTCGAGCACTACATGAAGCGCCTGTCGCAACGCGGCTGGGGCCTGTTCAAGATCCAAGACATCGACCTCGATAAAGGCATCGCCAGCGTCAAGCTCGAACACTCGGCATTCGTCTACGTCTACGGCAAGGTCGGGCGCAAAGTCGACTACATGTTCACCGGTTGGTTTGCCGGTGCCATGGACCAGATTCTGCAAGCGCGCGGCAGCAGCATTCGCACGGTTGCCGAGCAAGTCTACGGTGGCTCCGAAGAAGGCCACGACGACGGTTTGTTCACCGTCAAGCCGTTGTAA
- the dgcA gene encoding dimethylglycine demethylation protein DgcA: MAFEAMFQPIQIGKLTIRNRVLSTAHAEVYATDGGMTTDRYVKYYEEKAKGGIGLAICGGSSSVAIDSPQGWWKSVNLADDRIIPHFQNLADAMHKHGAKIMIQITHMGRRSRWDGEHWPTLLSPSGIREPVHRATCKTIEPEEIWRVIGNYATAAGRAKAGGLDGIELSAVHQHMIDQFWSPRVNKRTDEWGGSFENRMRFGLEVLKAVRAEVGADFCVGLRLCGDEFHPDGLSHEDMKQIAKYYDDTGMIDFIGVVGSGCDTHNTLANVIPNMSYPPEPFLHLAAGIKEVVKAPVLHAQNIKDPNQATRILEGGYVDMVGMTRAHIADPHLIAKIKMGQVDQIKQCVGANYCIDRQYQGLDVLCIQNAATSREYMGVPHIIEKSTGVKRKVVVVGAGPAGMEAARVSAERGHDVTLFEKKEFIGGQITTASKAPQRDQIAGITRWFQLELARLKVDLRLGVAADAATILDLRPDVVVLAVGGHPFIEQNEHWGAAEGLVVSSWDILDGKVAPGKNVLVYDTICEFTGMSTADYLADKGCQVEIVTDDIKPGVAIGGTSFPTYYRSMYPKEVIMTGDMMLEKVYREGDKLVAVLENEYTGAKEERVVDQVVVENGVRPDEEIYYALKEASRNKGQMDIEALFAIQPQPSLKTLDEKTAGDGYLLFRIGDCVAQRNTHAAIYDALRLCKDF, from the coding sequence ATGGCTTTCGAAGCAATGTTCCAGCCGATCCAGATCGGCAAATTGACCATCCGCAACCGCGTGCTCAGCACCGCGCACGCCGAGGTCTACGCGACCGACGGCGGCATGACCACCGACCGGTACGTCAAGTATTACGAAGAGAAAGCCAAGGGCGGGATCGGCCTGGCGATTTGCGGCGGTTCTTCCAGTGTGGCCATCGACAGCCCGCAAGGCTGGTGGAAATCGGTCAACCTGGCTGACGACCGGATCATCCCGCATTTCCAGAACCTGGCCGACGCCATGCACAAGCATGGCGCCAAGATCATGATCCAGATTACCCACATGGGCCGCCGCTCGCGCTGGGACGGCGAGCATTGGCCAACCCTGCTGTCGCCGTCGGGCATCCGTGAACCGGTGCACCGTGCGACCTGCAAAACCATCGAGCCGGAAGAAATCTGGCGGGTCATTGGCAACTACGCCACAGCGGCGGGCCGCGCCAAGGCCGGTGGTCTGGATGGCATCGAATTGTCCGCGGTGCACCAGCACATGATCGATCAGTTCTGGAGCCCGCGCGTCAACAAGCGCACCGATGAATGGGGTGGCAGCTTCGAGAACCGCATGCGTTTCGGCCTCGAGGTATTGAAGGCTGTGCGCGCCGAAGTCGGTGCGGATTTCTGTGTCGGCCTGCGCCTGTGCGGCGATGAATTCCACCCGGACGGCTTGTCCCACGAGGACATGAAACAGATCGCCAAGTACTACGACGACACCGGCATGATCGACTTCATCGGCGTCGTCGGTTCGGGTTGCGATACGCACAACACTCTGGCCAACGTTATCCCCAACATGAGTTATCCACCGGAGCCATTCCTGCACCTGGCTGCCGGGATCAAGGAAGTGGTCAAGGCCCCGGTGCTGCACGCGCAGAACATCAAAGACCCGAACCAGGCCACGCGGATTCTCGAGGGCGGCTACGTCGACATGGTCGGCATGACCCGCGCGCACATCGCCGATCCGCACCTGATCGCCAAGATCAAAATGGGTCAGGTCGACCAGATCAAACAATGCGTCGGCGCCAACTACTGCATTGACCGTCAGTACCAGGGCCTGGACGTGCTGTGCATCCAGAACGCCGCGACTTCCCGTGAATACATGGGCGTGCCGCACATCATCGAGAAATCGACCGGAGTCAAACGCAAAGTCGTGGTGGTCGGTGCCGGTCCGGCGGGGATGGAGGCGGCGCGTGTCTCGGCCGAACGTGGCCATGACGTGACGCTGTTCGAGAAAAAAGAATTCATCGGCGGGCAAATCACTACGGCGTCGAAAGCTCCGCAACGCGACCAGATTGCTGGGATCACGCGCTGGTTCCAACTGGAGCTGGCGCGGCTGAAAGTCGATCTGCGCCTGGGCGTGGCGGCGGATGCGGCGACCATTCTTGATCTGCGCCCGGACGTGGTGGTGCTCGCCGTCGGCGGCCATCCATTCATCGAGCAGAACGAGCATTGGGGCGCGGCGGAAGGTTTGGTGGTCAGCAGTTGGGACATCCTCGACGGCAAAGTGGCGCCGGGCAAAAACGTGCTGGTCTACGACACCATTTGTGAATTCACCGGGATGTCGACCGCCGACTATCTGGCCGACAAGGGCTGCCAGGTCGAGATAGTCACCGACGACATCAAACCAGGCGTGGCGATTGGCGGCACCTCGTTCCCTACCTACTACCGCAGCATGTACCCGAAAGAAGTGATCATGACCGGCGACATGATGCTCGAGAAGGTTTACCGCGAAGGCGACAAGTTGGTGGCGGTGCTGGAGAACGAATACACCGGCGCCAAAGAGGAGCGGGTGGTGGACCAGGTCGTCGTCGAAAACGGCGTGCGTCCGGACGAAGAAATCTATTACGCGCTGAAGGAGGCGTCGCGCAACAAAGGCCAGATGGATATCGAAGCCCTGTTCGCGATCCAGCCGCAGCCTTCGCTGAAAACTCTTGATGAAAAGACGGCGGGCGACGGCTACTTGCTGTTCCGCATCGGCGACTGCGTGGCGCAGCGCAACACGCACGCAGCGATCTACGACGCACTGCGCCTGTGTAAGGATTTCTGA
- the dgcB gene encoding dimethylglycine demethylation protein DgcB — protein MLNTLLPILLFAALGLAVLGALRRMNMWRRGRASKVDLIGGLLAMPKRYMVDLHHVVARDKYIANTHVATAGGAVASIVLALLVYGFGLQNRILGFALLIASAVMFVGAIFMFLRRRNPPARLSKGPWMRLPKSLLAFSASFFLLTLPVAGILPENFGGWVVAAILGVGVLWGVCELFLGMTWGGPMKHAFAGALHLAWHRRAERFGGGRSTGLKPLDLNDPNAPLGVEKPKDFTWNQLLGFDACVQCGKCEAACPAFAAGQPLNPKKLIQDMVVGLAGGTDANFAGSPYPGKPIGGHAGNPHQPIVNGLVDAETLWSCTTCRACVEECPMMIEHVDAIVDMRRHLTLERGATPNKGAEVLENLIATDNPGGFAPGGRMNWAADLNLNLMSEKKSIDVLFWVGDGAFDMRNQRTLRAFVKVLKAAKVDFAVLGLEERDSGDVARRLGDEATFQLLAKRNIQTLAKYSFNRIVTCDPHSFHVLKNEYGAFDGHYLVQHHSTYMAEIIGAGALNLGQHKGASVTYHDPCYLGRYNGEYEAPREVLRALGIEVKEMQRSGFRSRCCGGGGGAPITDIPGKQRIPDMRMDDIRETGAELVAVGCPQCTAMLEGVVEPRPLIKDIAELVADALLEDQAPSKPATPAKREPAEAH, from the coding sequence ATGTTGAACACCCTTCTTCCAATCCTGTTGTTCGCTGCCCTGGGCCTGGCTGTGCTCGGCGCGTTGCGGCGGATGAACATGTGGCGCCGGGGCCGGGCTTCGAAGGTCGATTTGATCGGCGGCCTGCTCGCCATGCCCAAGCGCTACATGGTCGACTTGCACCACGTCGTCGCGCGCGACAAATACATCGCCAACACCCACGTAGCGACAGCCGGCGGCGCGGTGGCGTCGATTGTGCTGGCGCTGCTGGTTTACGGTTTCGGCCTGCAAAACCGCATCCTCGGCTTCGCCCTGTTGATCGCTTCGGCGGTAATGTTCGTCGGCGCGATTTTCATGTTCCTGCGGCGGCGCAATCCTCCCGCGCGCCTGTCCAAAGGACCGTGGATGCGTTTGCCGAAAAGCCTGTTGGCGTTCTCGGCGAGCTTCTTCCTGCTGACCCTGCCGGTCGCCGGGATCCTCCCGGAAAACTTTGGTGGCTGGGTGGTCGCGGCGATCCTCGGCGTCGGTGTGCTTTGGGGCGTCTGCGAACTGTTCCTCGGCATGACCTGGGGCGGGCCGATGAAGCACGCCTTCGCCGGTGCCCTGCACCTGGCTTGGCACCGTCGCGCCGAACGCTTTGGCGGCGGTCGCTCGACCGGTCTGAAACCACTGGACCTGAACGACCCGAACGCGCCGCTGGGCGTGGAAAAACCCAAGGATTTCACCTGGAACCAACTGCTCGGTTTCGACGCCTGCGTGCAGTGCGGCAAGTGCGAAGCGGCGTGCCCGGCGTTCGCCGCCGGCCAACCGCTGAACCCGAAAAAACTCATTCAAGACATGGTCGTCGGCCTCGCCGGGGGCACCGATGCCAACTTCGCCGGTAGCCCGTACCCCGGCAAACCGATCGGCGGACACGCAGGCAATCCCCATCAACCGATCGTCAACGGTCTGGTCGATGCCGAAACCCTGTGGTCGTGCACCACGTGCCGCGCCTGCGTCGAGGAATGCCCGATGATGATCGAGCACGTCGATGCCATCGTCGACATGCGCCGCCACCTCACACTGGAACGCGGGGCGACGCCGAACAAGGGCGCCGAAGTCCTCGAAAACCTGATCGCCACCGACAACCCGGGCGGTTTTGCGCCGGGCGGGCGGATGAACTGGGCGGCGGATCTGAACCTGAATTTGATGAGCGAGAAAAAATCCATCGACGTGCTGTTCTGGGTTGGCGACGGCGCGTTCGACATGCGCAACCAGCGCACCTTGCGCGCCTTCGTCAAAGTGCTGAAAGCGGCCAAGGTCGATTTCGCCGTGCTCGGTCTGGAGGAGCGCGACAGCGGCGACGTGGCCCGACGTCTGGGCGACGAAGCGACGTTCCAGTTGTTGGCCAAACGCAACATTCAGACCCTCGCCAAGTACAGCTTCAACCGCATCGTCACCTGCGATCCGCACAGTTTCCATGTGCTGAAAAACGAGTACGGCGCCTTCGACGGCCACTATCTGGTGCAGCACCACAGCACCTACATGGCGGAAATCATTGGCGCTGGCGCACTGAATCTCGGCCAGCACAAAGGCGCCAGCGTGACTTATCACGATCCGTGCTACCTCGGCCGTTACAACGGCGAATACGAGGCGCCGCGCGAAGTGCTGCGCGCGCTCGGGATCGAAGTCAAAGAGATGCAGCGTTCCGGTTTCCGCTCGCGTTGCTGCGGTGGCGGTGGCGGCGCGCCGATCACCGACATTCCGGGCAAGCAGCGGATCCCCGACATGCGCATGGACGACATCCGCGAAACCGGCGCCGAACTGGTGGCCGTGGGTTGCCCGCAATGCACCGCGATGCTTGAGGGCGTGGTCGAACCGCGGCCGCTGATCAAAGACATTGCCGAACTGGTGGCCGATGCCCTGCTCGAAGACCAGGCACCGAGCAAACCCGCCACTCCGGCCAAACGTGAACCTGCGGAGGCCCACTGA
- the etfA gene encoding electron transfer flavoprotein subunit alpha, which yields MSDTIRRDPRAEWIARNRLHPLHAAMQPAQHSWMGPNGVIRKNLHGIGFIGPNGIKRIDRSGAQQGGATKRSAAIDVQLPLHQVPAPAFYISVVPDMVGGRLSSHDRDLLGLAHQLAGKDGAVLAVVFGEHKENAFTTAGVDRLLVLDGEEFNGYAPEQRVQGLRAVDNQFNPRHWLLPDSRSGGGELGRRFAAALGERPATRVWQVKDEQCIGRAGAGLQDLARPVARLILGAAECADPVSETRHEALPVELSTSVARSLSRIEDLGAVAVDPAAIPMAEAEFIFSGGNGVKDWTLFHNTAAALGATEGASRVAVDDGFMARDRQVGASGTWVTARVYVAVGISGAIQHLQGIGACDKVVAINLDPGCDMIKRADLSVIGESADILQALIDAVAAYRNDAKRDAA from the coding sequence ATGAGCGACACTATCCGCCGCGACCCGCGCGCCGAATGGATTGCGCGTAACCGCTTGCACCCGCTGCACGCGGCGATGCAACCGGCGCAACACAGCTGGATGGGGCCGAACGGGGTCATCCGCAAGAATTTGCATGGCATCGGTTTTATCGGGCCGAACGGGATCAAGCGCATCGATCGCAGCGGCGCGCAGCAGGGCGGGGCGACCAAACGTTCAGCCGCCATAGACGTGCAACTGCCGCTGCATCAAGTGCCGGCTCCGGCGTTTTACATCAGCGTGGTGCCGGACATGGTCGGCGGCCGCTTGAGCAGCCACGACCGCGATCTGCTTGGCCTCGCGCATCAGTTGGCCGGCAAGGACGGCGCGGTGTTGGCGGTGGTCTTCGGCGAACACAAGGAAAACGCTTTCACCACGGCGGGCGTTGATCGTTTGCTGGTGCTCGATGGTGAGGAATTCAACGGTTATGCACCGGAGCAACGCGTGCAGGGCTTGCGGGCTGTGGATAACCAGTTCAACCCGCGTCACTGGTTGCTGCCGGACAGTCGCAGCGGCGGTGGCGAACTTGGTCGGCGCTTTGCCGCGGCGCTCGGCGAACGCCCGGCCACGCGGGTCTGGCAGGTCAAGGATGAGCAATGCATCGGCCGTGCTGGCGCTGGGCTGCAAGACCTTGCGCGGCCGGTCGCGCGGTTGATTCTGGGCGCCGCCGAATGCGCCGATCCGGTCAGCGAAACCCGTCATGAAGCGTTGCCCGTGGAGTTATCCACAAGCGTGGCGCGCAGTTTGTCGCGTATCGAAGATTTGGGCGCAGTCGCGGTGGACCCGGCGGCGATTCCGATGGCCGAAGCCGAGTTCATCTTCTCCGGCGGCAACGGGGTCAAGGACTGGACACTTTTCCACAACACCGCCGCAGCCTTGGGCGCCACTGAAGGCGCGTCGCGGGTGGCGGTGGACGATGGCTTCATGGCACGCGATCGCCAAGTCGGCGCGTCCGGCACTTGGGTCACCGCGCGGGTTTATGTGGCGGTGGGGATTTCCGGGGCAATCCAGCACCTGCAAGGCATCGGCGCCTGCGACAAAGTGGTGGCGATCAACCTTGATCCGGGTTGCGACATGATCAAACGGGCCGACCTGTCGGTGATCGGTGAGAGCGCCGACATTCTTCAAGCCTTGATCGACGCGGTAGCGGCTTACCGCAACGACGCCAAGCGCGATGCGGCTTAA
- the etfB gene encoding electron transfer flavoprotein subunit beta has translation MSTKVISLVSIGAHPTSGRPRRAEQDARAVELGLQLAGDNLQVLHAGDVAEPALRAYLGMGLAQLHVLEQPDGADALPALSAYLREAGAQVVLTGSQAETGEGSGMLPFLLAESLGWPLVVGLAQVESIDGGSALVLQALPRGQRRRLEVRLPFLATVDNAAPKPRQSAYGPARRGVLEADEVEVVDDELLSVATLQTAKPRPKRLKVIKAKSGADRMKAATAKASGGGGQVLKGVTAQAGAEAILKLLIEEGVVR, from the coding sequence ATGAGTACAAAAGTCATCAGCTTGGTGTCCATCGGCGCCCACCCGACCTCCGGCCGCCCGCGCCGCGCCGAGCAGGATGCGCGCGCGGTGGAGCTGGGCCTGCAACTGGCTGGGGATAACCTGCAAGTGCTGCATGCCGGCGATGTCGCGGAACCGGCGTTGCGCGCTTATCTGGGCATGGGCCTGGCGCAATTGCACGTGCTCGAGCAACCGGACGGCGCCGACGCGCTGCCGGCGTTGAGCGCGTATTTGCGTGAGGCCGGGGCGCAAGTGGTGCTCACTGGTAGTCAGGCGGAAACCGGCGAGGGCTCGGGCATGTTGCCGTTCCTGCTCGCCGAAAGCCTTGGCTGGCCGCTGGTGGTGGGGCTGGCCCAGGTTGAATCCATCGACGGCGGTTCGGCGCTGGTACTGCAAGCGTTGCCGCGCGGTCAGCGGCGTCGCTTGGAAGTGCGATTGCCGTTCCTCGCGACTGTGGATAACGCGGCGCCGAAACCTCGGCAAAGTGCCTACGGCCCAGCGCGGCGTGGGGTGCTGGAAGCGGACGAGGTCGAGGTTGTCGATGATGAATTGCTCAGCGTCGCCACTCTGCAAACCGCCAAACCACGGCCGAAACGCCTGAAAGTAATCAAAGCCAAAAGCGGCGCCGACCGCATGAAAGCCGCCACGGCCAAGGCCAGCGGTGGCGGCGGGCAAGTGCTCAAAGGCGTGACCGCGCAAGCCGGGGCCGAGGCCATCCTCAAATTGCTGATCGAAGAAGGCGTAGTTCGCTAA
- the gbcA gene encoding glycine-betaine demethylase subunit GbcA, which yields MDVTAKISLGDPLEPARKATAQMLQERERTFSLPQPFYSDERLFDIDMQEIFQKEWLIAGMTCEIPGKGNYLTLQIGKNPIIVIRGAEGVVHAFHNVCRHRGSRLCTSDKGKVAKLVCHYHQWTYELDGRLLFAGTEMGADFHMKQYGLKPVNVKTAGGYIFISLAENPPAIDDFLSTLNHYMEPYDMENTKVAITTTLVEKANWKLVLENNRECYHCNASHPELLKTLLEWDDVTDPRADQAFKDHVAASAAAWDAEKIPYAHASFGLRNRIVRMPLLKGTVSMTLDGKQGCAKLMGRIKNPDLGSMRILHLPHSWNHCMGDHIIVFTVWPISAQETVVTTKWIVHKDAVEGVDYDVDRMRQVWDATNDQDRRLAEENQRGINSTAYQPGPYSKTYEFGVVNFVDWYSERLLNNLGAEPAAYLKGVPVQG from the coding sequence ATGGACGTCACCGCAAAAATCAGCTTGGGCGATCCGCTGGAACCCGCACGCAAGGCCACCGCGCAGATGCTGCAAGAACGCGAGCGCACTTTCTCGCTGCCGCAGCCGTTTTACTCTGACGAGCGGCTGTTCGATATCGACATGCAGGAGATTTTCCAGAAAGAGTGGTTGATCGCCGGCATGACCTGCGAGATCCCGGGCAAGGGCAACTACCTGACGCTGCAAATCGGCAAGAACCCGATCATCGTGATTCGCGGTGCCGAAGGCGTGGTGCACGCGTTCCACAACGTCTGCCGCCACCGCGGTTCGCGGCTGTGCACCAGCGACAAGGGCAAGGTCGCCAAACTGGTCTGCCACTACCACCAGTGGACCTACGAACTCGACGGTCGCCTGCTGTTCGCCGGCACCGAAATGGGCGCCGACTTCCACATGAAGCAGTACGGCCTCAAACCGGTGAACGTGAAAACCGCTGGCGGCTACATCTTCATCAGCCTGGCCGAGAATCCGCCGGCGATTGATGACTTCCTGTCGACGCTGAACCATTACATGGAACCGTACGACATGGAGAACACCAAGGTGGCCATCACCACCACCCTGGTGGAAAAAGCCAACTGGAAACTGGTGCTGGAAAACAACCGCGAGTGCTACCACTGCAACGCCTCGCACCCCGAACTGCTGAAAACCCTGCTGGAATGGGACGACGTCACCGACCCGCGCGCCGATCAGGCATTCAAGGATCACGTCGCCGCGTCCGCCGCCGCGTGGGACGCCGAGAAAATCCCTTACGCCCACGCCAGTTTCGGCCTGCGCAACCGTATCGTGCGTATGCCGCTGCTCAAGGGCACCGTGTCGATGACCCTCGACGGCAAACAGGGCTGCGCCAAACTGATGGGCCGGATCAAAAACCCGGACCTCGGCTCGATGCGCATCCTGCACCTGCCGCATTCGTGGAACCACTGCATGGGCGACCACATCATCGTCTTCACGGTGTGGCCGATCAGTGCGCAGGAAACCGTGGTCACGACCAAATGGATCGTGCACAAGGACGCGGTTGAAGGCGTCGATTACGACGTCGACCGCATGCGTCAGGTCTGGGACGCGACCAATGATCAGGATCGGCGCTTGGCCGAAGAGAACCAGCGCGGGATCAACTCAACGGCTTATCAGCCTGGGCCTTACTCCAAGACGTACGAGTTCGGCGTGGTGAATTTCGTCGATTGGTACAGCGAGCGGTTGCTGAACAATCTGGGGGCCGAGCCTGCGGCCTACCTCAAAGGGGTTCCGGTTCAAGGCTGA